Below is a window of Nitrososphaerota archaeon DNA.
TAGTTGTGCCCAGGATACATCACCAAGTTATCGTCCATTTTGCGCATAACATTGACTATACTATGATACAGTTCCCTTACATCTCCTCCAGGAAGATCCACCCTTCCGCACGTTCCAACAAAGAGCGTGTCGCCAGAGAAGATCTTGCCATCACCTACAAGGCATATGCTATCCTTGGAGTGTCCGGGTGTATGAACCACTGTAAGTTCGGAGCTACCAAATCTGATCTTGTCCCCGTCAGATACCTCTAGGTCATGCTTTATTGTGGATGTTTTGTATTGCAGTATTGGTGCGCCCGTTTCCTTTTTCATTGCGTCATTTCCTATTGTGTGATCGAAGTGATGGTGAGTATTTACAATGTATTTTATTTTGATATTATTTTTCTGGACAATTCTCATTATTTCGTCCAGATCCCAGGACGGATCGATTATGATTCCCTCACTTGTTGATTCATCTTCCAGAACATAGGTAAAGTTCTGCATGCTGCCAACTGAAATCTGATGAACTATCATAGTACACCTATTTCGGCTTCTGGTGGGATGCCAATCTTTTCAACAAAGATTGTTCCGCAAAGGTCATTTCTTTTTGGCATTCCTCGCTTCATTTTGTGAAATGTGACAGTCATGTCTGCTTTTACATACTTGTTTGCTGTGTTTCCCGTGTCAGGGTCAACACCAGAAGGAACATCGACTGCTATTTTGAATGCCTTTGTTTTGTTGATAAGATCAATTGCCGATGCATGCGGCTCTCTAATGTCTCCAGAGATTCCGGTTCCCAAGATTCCATCTATTATGATATCAACGTCAAAGTTTGCAGCATCGTTTGGACCAAACCCAAGCTGAATCGAGTTCATCTTTTCTAGGACTTGCCAGTTTGTTATACATTCTATGGTCTTGATCCCTGATGGGTTTCCCAACAGTATTACGGTTACTTTGCTTCCATATCCCGCCAAGTGTCTTGCTACCACTAATGCGTCGCCACCATTGTTACCAAGGCCTGCAAAGACTAGGATTTTTTTTGATGATATGTCTGGAAATTTTTCCACTATTCTTTTCACCATCGAAGCGCCAGCGTTTTCCATCATTAGTTGTCTAGGAAAGCCCATCTGGTGTCCGTTTTCCTCGATTTGATACATTTGCCTGACTGTGATTTCCACTACCCATCTAAATTTTTGACATAAAATAAGTTATTTGAAAACGACTTTATCCTAGGTTTTCAGAATTAAACCATGGATTCAACAAAGAAATCTCTGGACAGAATCTCAAAGGCGCTAGAAAAAAACCTAGACGAGAGAGAAAGTCTGATCAAAAATACAAGGCAGATCATCACGTTGTGTAGCGAATCTATAATAGATTGCCACAAAAACGACATAAAATCAGCTACAAAAAAGATCCTGCAGGCAAAAAGACTACTAGAGCAATACCGCAAAAACATCGACAGGGCACTATACAAGTACCTCATACCCTCTGAGCAGGAGTTCGTAGAGGCATCATCATTTTTGGCACTGA
It encodes the following:
- a CDS encoding MBL fold metallo-hydrolase translates to MIVHQISVGSMQNFTYVLEDESTSEGIIIDPSWDLDEIMRIVQKNNIKIKYIVNTHHHFDHTIGNDAMKKETGAPILQYKTSTIKHDLEVSDGDKIRFGSSELTVVHTPGHSKDSICLVGDGKIFSGDTLFVGTCGRVDLPGGDVRELYHSIVNVMRKMDDNLVMYPGHNYGSAPTSTLGTQKKMNFVMQPRTEAEFLEIMGIG
- a CDS encoding NAD(P)H-hydrate epimerase, whose translation is MEITVRQMYQIEENGHQMGFPRQLMMENAGASMVKRIVEKFPDISSKKILVFAGLGNNGGDALVVARHLAGYGSKVTVILLGNPSGIKTIECITNWQVLEKMNSIQLGFGPNDAANFDVDIIIDGILGTGISGDIREPHASAIDLINKTKAFKIAVDVPSGVDPDTGNTANKYVKADMTVTFHKMKRGMPKRNDLCGTIFVEKIGIPPEAEIGVL